A section of the Candidatus Binatia bacterium genome encodes:
- the paaG gene encoding enoyl-CoA hydratase, which produces MSYEQILLSIRDGVATITLNRPERLNAYTPQMRRELAHAFAALDEDDSVRAIIVTGAGRAFCAGADVGSGERAFDRSDDPDYLSRLAAERAAAVRPWEMRKPIIAAINGPAVGAGITIALQWDIRIAAEGARIGFVFVRRGLCPEALSTWILPRLVGFSRAAELLLSGRMLSAAEALEYGIVSRTVPDADLLPAADALAREIAEHTAPVAVAVTKRLLWRHLAEPNWESAEQVEQEAFTWLGSQPDAREGVRAFLEKRPPRWHMRPSTDMPGFLPARRRK; this is translated from the coding sequence GTGAGCTACGAGCAAATCCTTCTCTCCATCCGCGACGGCGTCGCCACCATCACCCTCAACCGGCCGGAGCGACTCAACGCTTACACTCCGCAAATGCGCCGCGAGCTGGCGCATGCATTTGCCGCGCTCGACGAAGACGATAGCGTGCGCGCCATCATCGTGACCGGAGCAGGGCGCGCTTTTTGTGCGGGAGCCGATGTCGGAAGCGGGGAGCGCGCATTCGACCGCAGCGACGATCCCGATTACCTCTCCCGCCTCGCCGCAGAGCGCGCGGCGGCCGTGCGGCCTTGGGAAATGCGCAAGCCGATTATCGCGGCGATCAACGGGCCCGCCGTCGGCGCCGGCATCACGATTGCGTTGCAATGGGACATTCGTATCGCTGCAGAGGGGGCCCGCATCGGGTTCGTATTTGTCCGCCGCGGCTTGTGCCCGGAAGCACTGAGTACATGGATCCTGCCGCGCCTGGTGGGGTTCAGCCGGGCCGCGGAACTGCTTTTGAGCGGCCGCATGCTCTCGGCAGCGGAAGCCCTGGAGTACGGTATCGTCAGCCGAACGGTACCGGACGCAGACCTTCTCCCTGCAGCCGACGCACTGGCTCGCGAGATTGCGGAACACACCGCACCCGTTGCCGTGGCTGTCACCAAGCGCTTGCTTTGGCGGCACCTCGCCGAGCCCAATTGGGAGAGTGCCGAACAGGTCGAACAAGAAGCCTTCACATGGTTAGGCTCGCAGCCCGATGCGCGTGAGGGTGTGCGCGCTTTTCTCGAAAAGCGACCGCCGCGATGGCACATGCGCCCGAGCACCGACATGCCCGGATTTTTGCCGGCGCGGCGCCGCAAGTGA
- a CDS encoding rod shape-determining protein, which produces MFWHRIAIDLGTTYSLVYTQDKGIVLREPSAVALKKATGEAVAFGERARTMLGRAPDFIEVVRPLRDGVIADFGAARALLAHYIRQASRGRWFQRKHVIVCVPYGATAVEMEALVREAEAAGSHRVDLVREPFAAALGAGLPISEPRGNLVIDIGGGTTEVTTLSLNDIVHCESLRMAGNAMDQAVQAFFRNRYNFAIGENTAEQIKIRYGAVYPNGVGDATFEVKGLNSRTGKPQRLSVRVSEVREALEGVARNITDAVRRCVERLPPELAADVYTDGAAMVGGGALLRGWPERLREAMGLKVRIADDPLMCVMRGLIEILKNRDEYEELIANSRVRPSLEDERR; this is translated from the coding sequence ATGTTTTGGCATCGCATTGCCATCGACTTAGGGACCACGTATTCGCTGGTGTACACGCAGGACAAAGGGATTGTTTTGCGTGAGCCTTCGGCGGTGGCATTGAAAAAGGCTACGGGAGAGGCAGTGGCCTTTGGAGAGCGCGCGCGTACGATGCTAGGTCGTGCGCCCGATTTCATCGAAGTCGTTCGGCCGCTGCGTGACGGAGTGATCGCAGATTTTGGCGCCGCCCGTGCCTTGCTGGCACACTACATTCGCCAGGCGTCGCGCGGCCGTTGGTTTCAGCGCAAACACGTCATCGTGTGCGTGCCGTACGGCGCCACTGCTGTGGAGATGGAGGCGCTCGTGCGCGAGGCGGAGGCGGCCGGGAGCCACCGTGTAGACCTGGTGCGCGAACCGTTCGCGGCGGCTCTGGGGGCCGGCCTGCCGATTAGCGAACCGCGGGGCAACTTGGTGATCGACATCGGCGGCGGCACGACGGAGGTGACCACCCTGTCCCTCAACGACATCGTGCACTGCGAGTCATTGCGCATGGCCGGGAACGCCATGGATCAAGCCGTTCAGGCATTTTTTCGCAACCGGTACAACTTTGCCATCGGGGAAAACACGGCGGAGCAAATCAAGATTCGCTACGGTGCCGTGTATCCGAACGGGGTGGGCGACGCCACCTTTGAAGTCAAAGGTCTCAACTCCCGCACCGGCAAGCCCCAGCGACTATCGGTGCGCGTATCGGAGGTGCGCGAGGCTCTGGAAGGCGTTGCGCGCAACATTACGGATGCGGTGCGGCGTTGCGTGGAGCGATTGCCGCCCGAACTGGCCGCCGACGTATACACCGACGGTGCCGCCATGGTGGGAGGCGGGGCGTTGTTACGCGGTTGGCCGGAACGACTGCGTGAGGCCATGGGGCTCAAAGTGCGCATTGCCGACGATCCTTTGATGTGCGTCATGCGCGGCCTCATCGAAATCTTGAAGAACCGCGACGAGTACGAGGAGCTGATCGCCAACTCGCGGGTGCGCCCATCTTTGGAGGACGAACGCCGGTGA
- a CDS encoding hydrolase, which translates to MASEALNMIVNMLRSQRPLEEPTVEQMRAGLEAMAGIAPLPPDVEMMPVDADGVPAAWVKVPESGSGRVVLYLHGGGYVIGSIRTHRDLAQRIARAARARVLLIDYRLAPEHPHPAAVEDSVRAYRWLLAQGVPPASLAIAGDSAGGGLTVATLVALREAGVPLPAAAVCLSPWVDLEGLGESMASKADVDPMVQRDALLRMAAMYLGGQDPRTPLAAPLYADLRNLPPLLIQVGTAETLLDDSLRLAEKARAAGVEVTLEAWDDMIHVWQAFAAMLPEGQQAIDRIGEFLRQRLR; encoded by the coding sequence ATGGCGAGTGAAGCTCTGAACATGATCGTGAACATGCTGCGCAGTCAGCGGCCGCTCGAAGAACCCACCGTGGAACAAATGCGGGCAGGCCTAGAAGCAATGGCTGGCATCGCCCCGCTGCCGCCGGACGTGGAGATGATGCCGGTGGATGCGGACGGCGTGCCAGCAGCCTGGGTGAAAGTGCCAGAAAGCGGCTCCGGACGCGTGGTGTTGTACTTGCACGGAGGTGGTTACGTCATTGGCTCCATTCGTACCCACCGCGATCTTGCCCAGCGGATTGCGCGTGCCGCGCGAGCCCGCGTGCTGCTGATTGATTACCGGCTGGCCCCGGAACATCCGCATCCAGCCGCCGTGGAAGACTCGGTGCGGGCGTATCGCTGGCTGCTGGCGCAAGGGGTGCCGCCAGCCTCTCTGGCCATTGCCGGTGACTCCGCCGGTGGCGGCTTGACGGTCGCTACATTGGTCGCACTGCGAGAGGCTGGGGTTCCCCTGCCCGCAGCGGCGGTGTGTTTGTCGCCGTGGGTGGATCTGGAAGGTCTGGGCGAGTCCATGGCGAGCAAGGCTGACGTGGACCCCATGGTCCAGCGCGACGCCCTGTTGCGGATGGCTGCGATGTATCTTGGTGGCCAGGACCCGCGTACCCCTTTGGCGGCGCCGTTGTACGCCGACCTGCGCAACTTACCTCCCCTGTTGATTCAAGTGGGCACGGCGGAAACGTTGTTGGACGACTCGCTTCGCCTCGCGGAAAAGGCGCGCGCTGCGGGCGTGGAGGTCACGCTGGAAGCGTGGGACGACATGATCCACGTCTGGCAAGCCTTTGCGGCTATGCTGCCGGAAGGGCAGCAAGCCATAGACCGCATCGGGGAGTTTTTGCGCCAACGGCTGCGGTGA
- a CDS encoding amidohydrolase — protein sequence MLDWLIRDVEICDGTGGRPRFRGDIGLHAGEIVALGKVDEKARRTLDASGLFAAPGFIDVHTHYDCQISWDPYLTPSGWHGITTVVMGNCGFTIAPCHPDDRETLMRMLLYVEGMPTAALAAGIRWEWESFPDYLAALERWQPALNVAAFVGHSAIRFFVMREAATQRAATDEELEAMRCIVREAVRAGAWGLSSSESPTHFFGDGTPVPSRVAPREELQALASALRASPRGVIEIAPRNLLGTAEDKIHDQQFYAELAEQSGKLVSWAPLLHNPFEPEGALRVIEDAARWQARGVKVVPQVGCRPLEVRITFGSSSIATENNPFWRPILAKPEAERKALLASPQFRDELRSMSRGGGWVAALGPSWKQIFLRWSPAREHAAWLDQSVADIAAARGQDEVDTLLDVSLETNLACQWGIPIMNTDEHIVGQLLRHPAGLLALSDAGAHVDTLADHSFSTHLLGHWVRTLGMLSWEEAVRLLTSVPARLYGIPQRGELRPGFAADVVLFDPQRVGPAKTELWNDLPGGAHRLVQPAQGVEYVFVNGEPIVEQGRPTEARPGIVLGRSNGRGHC from the coding sequence ATGCTCGACTGGCTCATTCGTGACGTGGAGATTTGCGACGGCACGGGGGGAAGACCACGTTTCCGCGGTGACATTGGCCTGCACGCTGGAGAGATCGTGGCCCTTGGCAAGGTGGACGAGAAGGCTCGCCGCACTCTCGATGCTTCCGGCCTTTTCGCGGCGCCCGGCTTTATTGACGTGCACACGCATTACGACTGCCAAATTTCGTGGGACCCGTATCTTACCCCCTCCGGGTGGCACGGCATCACGACGGTGGTGATGGGCAATTGTGGTTTCACCATTGCCCCCTGCCATCCCGACGATCGCGAAACGCTAATGCGGATGCTCCTGTACGTCGAAGGCATGCCCACCGCAGCCTTGGCCGCCGGCATCCGTTGGGAGTGGGAAAGTTTTCCCGACTACTTGGCTGCTCTCGAACGCTGGCAGCCGGCTCTCAACGTGGCCGCGTTCGTCGGGCATTCCGCGATCCGCTTCTTCGTCATGCGCGAGGCAGCCACGCAGCGCGCCGCTACAGACGAAGAATTGGAGGCGATGCGCTGCATCGTTCGCGAAGCCGTGCGCGCCGGGGCGTGGGGGCTTTCGAGTTCCGAATCGCCGACACACTTTTTCGGCGATGGCACGCCCGTGCCCAGTCGCGTGGCTCCGCGCGAGGAACTGCAGGCACTGGCCAGCGCTTTGCGCGCTTCGCCCCGCGGGGTGATCGAAATTGCCCCGCGCAATCTCCTGGGAACCGCGGAGGACAAAATCCACGACCAGCAATTTTACGCAGAGCTCGCCGAACAAAGTGGCAAGCTTGTGAGCTGGGCGCCGCTGCTGCACAACCCGTTCGAGCCGGAAGGGGCGCTTCGGGTCATCGAAGATGCGGCCCGGTGGCAAGCGCGGGGAGTGAAAGTCGTCCCACAAGTGGGCTGCCGTCCGCTCGAAGTGCGGATCACCTTTGGGAGCAGCAGCATCGCAACGGAGAACAATCCTTTTTGGCGCCCGATTCTTGCGAAACCCGAAGCGGAGCGAAAAGCACTGCTGGCTAGCCCACAATTCCGCGACGAGTTGCGTTCGATGTCGCGCGGGGGAGGCTGGGTGGCGGCACTCGGGCCCTCGTGGAAGCAAATTTTCCTGCGTTGGTCGCCCGCCCGCGAGCACGCGGCGTGGCTCGACCAAAGTGTGGCCGACATCGCTGCGGCACGCGGGCAGGACGAAGTGGATACTCTGCTCGACGTTTCCTTGGAAACCAATCTCGCTTGCCAGTGGGGAATCCCGATCATGAACACCGACGAGCACATTGTCGGTCAGCTTCTGCGCCACCCCGCAGGGCTACTCGCCCTGTCCGATGCGGGAGCGCACGTGGACACTCTGGCAGACCACAGTTTCTCGACCCACTTGCTCGGTCACTGGGTGCGAACGCTGGGCATGTTGAGCTGGGAAGAAGCGGTGCGCTTGCTCACCTCGGTGCCGGCACGGTTGTACGGCATCCCGCAACGCGGTGAACTCCGCCCTGGCTTCGCAGCCGACGTGGTGCTGTTCGATCCGCAGCGCGTCGGCCCGGCGAAAACAGAACTTTGGAACGATCTCCCCGGCGGGGCGCATCGCTTAGTACAGCCAGCACAGGGGGTCGAGTACGTCTTCGTGAACGGGGAGCCCATCGTGGAGCAAGGCCGGCCGACGGAAGCCCGGCCGGGAATCGTACTCGGTCGCAGCAATGGACGAGGTCACTGCTAG
- the trpF-2 gene encoding N-(5'-phosphoribosyl)anthranilate isomerase yields the protein MAGEPRAVRIQVAGVSSLEEALFLERLGVDALGFTVRLPEGVHDDLTEAKARSIIQALPPFIASVAITYVSDARSAIELARYLGVSAIQLHGDFPVAELEMVRVAQPHLKIIRAVLVTGPEAVAQARAWERRVDALILDTYDPATGRRGATGKTHDWAISAEIVRSVKVPVILAGGLTPENVAEAIRKVEPWAVDTHTGVEDPQGRRDFERMRAFVQAVRRAV from the coding sequence ATGGCCGGTGAACCGCGGGCAGTACGCATCCAAGTGGCGGGTGTTTCGAGCCTCGAAGAAGCCTTGTTCCTCGAGCGCCTCGGAGTGGACGCTTTGGGTTTCACCGTGCGCCTTCCCGAGGGCGTGCACGACGATCTGACCGAGGCCAAGGCGCGATCCATTATTCAAGCGCTGCCGCCGTTCATCGCCTCGGTCGCGATTACGTACGTCAGCGATGCTCGCAGTGCCATCGAACTGGCACGGTATCTCGGTGTCAGCGCCATCCAGTTGCATGGTGATTTCCCGGTCGCGGAGCTCGAAATGGTGCGGGTGGCCCAGCCGCATTTGAAAATCATTCGAGCCGTGCTGGTCACGGGTCCGGAAGCCGTTGCCCAGGCGCGCGCATGGGAGCGGCGCGTGGATGCGCTCATCCTCGACACGTACGATCCGGCAACCGGGCGGCGTGGCGCCACGGGGAAGACCCATGATTGGGCGATCAGCGCGGAGATCGTCCGCAGCGTAAAGGTGCCGGTGATTCTTGCGGGTGGCCTCACACCCGAGAACGTCGCCGAAGCGATCCGGAAAGTGGAACCGTGGGCGGTGGACACGCATACGGGCGTCGAGGACCCGCAGGGGCGGCGCGATTTCGAGCGCATGCGTGCCTTTGTGCAGGCCGTTCGCCGCGCGGTGTAA
- a CDS encoding ATPase — protein MATVEQNGNPAGAGRISPFRWAEAPLHEVLRALASSTTGLSHEEARRRLDRFGPNVTPRVPRTPWYVHLAQNFVHFFAVLLWCAAALAWFSGTPQLAVAIVLVVLVNGIFGFWQEYQAERAAEALEALLPKQVLVRRNGHEFVVSAAEVVPGDLLVLRPGEAVAADARVISSQGLHMDLSHLTGESRPLPRTAEPATLGRDSLLAAPNLVFAGCFVASGTGEAVVFATGAATQFGQLARLAQQQPQRPSPLEREMQHIVRVVTAVALTLGVACFWAAETWGGLALRDAFAFALGMIVANVPEGLLPTLTLALAVSARTLARRNALVKRLSTIEALGATTVILTDKTGTLTQNDMTVCEVWLADKSIGFRDFRTSPPIPAPPCPPKDTEFHEEGRLWHLLRCAALCSNVELRYPRKPGEQPRYVGDPTEVALLAAAERVGIDMDQLERWPRLAELPFESSRKRMTTVHRVGNVLVACTKGAWSEVGPCCRFVAGPEGIADLTPLVREELARRHDALASRGYRVLAIAERQLPAELPIEAQPSEIERDLVFLGFVALEDPPRPEVPAAIAACKRAGIRVCMVTGDDPLTATAIAKEIGLHTETPLVLTGKELDHYHAAAREQLLSAHRDILFARVAPEHKLRLVEAFQRLGEIVAVTGDGVNDAPALRGAEIGIAMGATGTDVAREAADLILADDNFATIVTAIEYGRAVFDNVRKFVTYIFASNIPEIVPFLVFVLAGVPLPLTVAQILAVDLGTDLLPALALGREPAEPGVMERPPRSRRERILSWPTLLRAYAWLGPIQAALSLGAFFYAYWLAGWRPGTALPATGFVYATATTMTFVGIVACQVGNAFACRSPNLSVRALGWKTNPALWVAIACELALCCAFVYVRPLAKVFGFAPLRWEHWELVAMYPFIMLGLEELRKRLARFLASRSHRLEAG, from the coding sequence ATGGCAACCGTGGAGCAGAATGGCAACCCGGCTGGTGCGGGGCGAATTTCTCCATTCCGGTGGGCAGAAGCGCCGCTGCACGAGGTCCTTCGCGCTTTGGCCAGCAGCACGACCGGCCTCTCCCACGAAGAGGCCCGGCGGCGCCTAGATCGTTTCGGCCCCAACGTGACACCGCGGGTTCCGCGCACTCCCTGGTACGTCCACCTCGCGCAAAACTTTGTTCACTTTTTCGCTGTGCTGCTGTGGTGCGCGGCTGCGCTCGCCTGGTTCTCCGGCACTCCACAACTCGCCGTGGCCATTGTCCTGGTCGTCTTGGTCAATGGCATCTTCGGCTTTTGGCAAGAATACCAAGCAGAGCGCGCCGCCGAGGCCCTGGAAGCGCTGCTTCCCAAGCAGGTTTTGGTCCGACGCAACGGACACGAATTCGTGGTTTCCGCGGCGGAAGTCGTGCCCGGAGACCTCTTAGTGCTGCGCCCTGGCGAGGCCGTTGCCGCCGACGCTCGGGTAATTTCGAGCCAAGGACTGCACATGGATCTCTCGCATCTCACCGGGGAGTCACGCCCCCTGCCTCGCACGGCGGAGCCGGCCACGCTCGGGCGCGACTCGCTCCTGGCTGCACCCAACCTCGTATTTGCCGGCTGCTTTGTCGCCAGTGGCACGGGCGAAGCCGTTGTTTTCGCCACCGGTGCGGCCACTCAATTTGGCCAACTGGCACGGTTGGCCCAGCAGCAACCGCAGCGGCCGAGCCCGCTGGAACGCGAGATGCAGCACATCGTTCGCGTGGTTACCGCGGTCGCTCTGACTCTAGGCGTTGCTTGCTTCTGGGCAGCGGAAACGTGGGGTGGGCTCGCACTGCGAGATGCCTTCGCCTTTGCGTTGGGGATGATTGTCGCCAACGTACCGGAAGGCCTGCTTCCCACCCTCACGCTGGCGCTTGCGGTCAGTGCGCGCACGCTCGCGCGGCGCAACGCCCTCGTCAAACGGCTCTCCACGATCGAAGCCCTGGGGGCAACCACGGTCATTTTGACGGACAAAACCGGCACTCTCACGCAAAACGACATGACCGTGTGCGAGGTCTGGCTTGCCGACAAGAGCATCGGGTTCCGCGATTTTCGCACGTCTCCACCGATTCCGGCCCCGCCTTGTCCGCCAAAGGACACGGAGTTCCACGAAGAGGGGCGGCTGTGGCACCTTCTCCGCTGTGCCGCTTTGTGCTCCAACGTGGAGCTCCGTTACCCTCGCAAGCCGGGCGAACAACCTCGCTATGTCGGCGACCCGACCGAAGTCGCACTCTTGGCCGCCGCGGAGCGGGTGGGCATTGACATGGATCAGCTCGAACGCTGGCCGCGGCTGGCCGAACTTCCCTTCGAATCCTCGCGCAAGCGGATGACGACGGTTCATCGCGTCGGCAACGTGCTCGTCGCCTGCACCAAAGGAGCGTGGAGCGAGGTCGGTCCCTGCTGCCGCTTCGTGGCTGGCCCCGAGGGCATTGCAGACCTGACACCGCTGGTACGCGAGGAACTCGCACGCCGACACGACGCTCTGGCGAGCCGCGGTTACCGCGTTCTTGCCATCGCAGAACGACAACTGCCTGCGGAGCTGCCCATCGAGGCACAACCCTCCGAGATCGAACGCGACCTCGTGTTCTTAGGATTCGTTGCTTTGGAGGACCCCCCGCGGCCCGAAGTTCCCGCGGCCATTGCGGCCTGCAAGCGAGCCGGAATCCGCGTGTGCATGGTCACGGGCGACGATCCCCTCACGGCAACGGCCATTGCCAAAGAGATCGGCCTCCACACGGAGACGCCGCTGGTGCTGACGGGGAAGGAGCTCGATCACTACCATGCAGCGGCACGGGAACAGTTGCTCTCCGCACACCGCGACATCCTGTTCGCGCGCGTGGCGCCCGAGCACAAGCTCCGGCTCGTAGAAGCATTCCAGCGGCTGGGCGAGATCGTGGCGGTCACGGGCGACGGCGTCAACGATGCTCCGGCGCTGCGCGGTGCCGAAATCGGCATTGCTATGGGAGCCACTGGTACGGACGTGGCTCGCGAGGCTGCCGACTTGATCTTGGCGGACGACAATTTTGCCACCATCGTCACCGCGATCGAGTACGGACGCGCCGTGTTCGACAATGTGCGCAAGTTCGTGACCTATATCTTCGCGAGCAACATCCCCGAGATCGTGCCGTTTCTCGTTTTTGTATTGGCTGGCGTTCCCCTCCCGTTAACTGTCGCGCAGATTCTGGCCGTGGATCTCGGGACAGACTTGCTCCCGGCACTGGCTCTGGGACGCGAACCCGCCGAGCCGGGCGTGATGGAGCGGCCCCCCAGGTCGCGCCGCGAACGCATTCTTTCCTGGCCCACGTTGCTGCGCGCATACGCTTGGCTCGGACCGATCCAAGCCGCCCTCTCCTTAGGGGCATTTTTCTATGCTTACTGGCTCGCCGGTTGGCGGCCCGGGACGGCGCTACCCGCAACCGGGTTCGTTTACGCCACCGCCACGACCATGACCTTCGTCGGCATCGTCGCTTGTCAAGTCGGCAATGCGTTCGCTTGCCGCAGCCCGAACCTATCGGTACGGGCTTTGGGCTGGAAGACCAACCCCGCACTTTGGGTCGCCATCGCCTGCGAACTCGCGCTTTGCTGCGCGTTCGTTTACGTGCGGCCGTTGGCGAAGGTGTTCGGGTTCGCTCCGTTGCGCTGGGAGCATTGGGAGCTGGTGGCGATGTATCCCTTCATCATGCTGGGGCTCGAGGAATTGCGCAAACGCCTGGCTCGATTTCTCGCTTCCCGCTCACACAGGCTCGAGGCCGGCTAG
- a CDS encoding AMP-binding protein, which translates to MDEVTASPAASAPLLTGTIPAALPRDSNLPALLTEQGTYTFSTLSTESRMIALALARLGVRKGTHVGVLLPNGPEWITTAWAVWQLGATLVPLNTLWTAPELGHALDLADVQLLVATPHFLRHDYASALDSLGIELDRRDAQRARFPCLHTIAWLSAAPVASAVSLAAEMRPLTERELEWLGALQDTIAATDPAAIFFTSGSEAEPKGVIHTHASILAAARGIADRLGLESSDRVWAYLPWFFAGGLVAGVVAPWLVHAAVISHAVFDAGKAISLMEQFQATTFFAWPHQAHAIIAHPDFSAARLRLCKGPGAQTDWAEILYGPNHRAVSSWGMTETGPMASTTAYSDPLEKRRTTHGRPLAGVELRVMDPETGRILPPNEEGELLVRGPTVMLRYCKRRWQDCFDRQGFFHTGDRGWIDRDGYLHFTGRIRDVIKTAGVSVSPSEIEAVLRGYPHVRAAAVVGANDPRRGQCIVAFVVAAPNASVGALDIIAWCRERLAAYKVPQYVFFVNDLPTLGSGKVHKAALAARANELLAQASTGSKS; encoded by the coding sequence ATGGACGAGGTCACTGCTAGCCCTGCCGCAAGCGCACCGCTACTCACCGGCACCATCCCGGCCGCACTGCCGCGCGATTCCAACCTGCCCGCGTTGTTGACCGAGCAGGGCACCTACACGTTCTCTACGCTCTCCACCGAGAGCCGTATGATCGCGCTTGCGCTGGCTCGCCTGGGCGTGCGCAAGGGAACACATGTCGGCGTGCTTCTTCCCAACGGCCCGGAGTGGATCACGACGGCGTGGGCGGTGTGGCAACTCGGAGCCACGTTGGTTCCGTTGAACACCCTGTGGACCGCGCCCGAACTGGGCCACGCCCTCGATCTCGCCGACGTACAGTTGCTCGTGGCCACGCCCCATTTCCTCCGGCACGATTACGCCTCTGCGCTCGACTCCCTCGGCATCGAGCTCGATCGCCGCGACGCACAAAGGGCAAGGTTTCCGTGCCTGCACACGATTGCCTGGTTGTCTGCGGCTCCTGTCGCAAGCGCAGTTTCCTTAGCAGCAGAAATGCGGCCTCTAACCGAGCGCGAACTCGAGTGGCTCGGTGCCCTGCAGGACACCATCGCTGCAACCGATCCGGCAGCAATTTTCTTTACCTCGGGAAGCGAGGCGGAACCGAAAGGGGTAATTCATACGCACGCCAGCATCCTCGCCGCAGCGCGGGGGATCGCAGACCGACTCGGTTTGGAATCGTCGGACCGGGTGTGGGCTTACTTGCCCTGGTTTTTCGCGGGCGGATTGGTGGCGGGTGTTGTCGCCCCGTGGCTCGTTCATGCCGCCGTGATCAGCCATGCCGTGTTCGATGCGGGCAAGGCCATTTCCTTGATGGAACAATTCCAAGCGACCACGTTCTTTGCCTGGCCGCATCAAGCCCATGCCATCATCGCCCACCCCGACTTTTCCGCCGCTCGCCTGCGGCTGTGCAAAGGCCCCGGAGCACAAACCGATTGGGCCGAGATCCTTTACGGCCCGAATCATCGAGCAGTGAGCTCCTGGGGAATGACCGAGACTGGGCCGATGGCCTCCACCACCGCCTACTCGGATCCGTTGGAGAAACGCCGCACGACCCATGGCCGCCCGCTGGCGGGCGTAGAGCTGCGCGTGATGGATCCCGAAACCGGACGGATCTTGCCCCCGAACGAAGAGGGTGAGCTTCTAGTGCGCGGGCCGACTGTCATGCTGCGCTACTGCAAGCGGCGCTGGCAAGATTGTTTCGACCGGCAAGGCTTCTTTCACACCGGCGACCGTGGTTGGATCGATCGCGACGGATACCTGCACTTCACGGGACGCATTCGGGATGTCATCAAAACCGCGGGCGTCAGTGTCTCTCCCTCGGAAATCGAAGCTGTCCTGCGCGGTTACCCGCACGTGCGCGCGGCGGCTGTGGTTGGCGCCAACGACCCGCGACGAGGCCAGTGCATTGTGGCTTTCGTCGTTGCCGCACCCAACGCGAGCGTGGGCGCACTCGACATCATTGCCTGGTGCCGCGAGCGGCTGGCCGCATACAAGGTGCCGCAATACGTGTTCTTCGTGAACGATCTGCCGACCCTTGGCAGTGGCAAGGTTCACAAGGCCGCTCTCGCCGCCCGAGCCAACGAACTCCTGGCGCAAGCCTCTACCGGCTCCAAAAGCTGA